Below is a genomic region from Telmatobacter sp. DSM 110680.
CGTCGCCGCCATGCCCAACACCACGCCGGTCAACGACTCTCCGGAAACCACTCGCTGGATGCTGGCTGCCGAGCGCGGCGCTGTCGTGCGCGTATTCCCCATTGGCGCAGCCACCCGTGGGTCAAAAGGTGAAACGCTCAACGACTTTGCCGCCCTCAAATCAGCAGGTGCAGTAGCAGTCACCGACGACGGCCATCCCATCCTCAAAGACGGCATCATGCGCGAAACCCTCGCTGCAGCCGCCCGTGTCGGTCTCAGCGTCATTCAGCATGCTGAAGACACGCGCATGACCCAGGGCGCCAGCATGAACGCAGGACCCACCGCCTTCAAACTCGGCCTGCGCGGCATGCCTCCCGAAGCCGAGAGCAGTCTCGTAGAACGCGATATCCGCCTGGTCACCGAGCTCAAGGATTCCCGCGTGCATCTGCACGTAGCGCACACATCAACCGCCGCAGCCATCGCCGCAGTCCGCCAGGCGCGACGCAATGGCCTCCGCGTCACCTGCGAAGTAGCGCCCCATCACTTCCTGCTCACCGAGGAGCACGTCGGCCAGTACAACACCAATGCGAAGATGAATCCGCCGTTGCGCTCCGCCGCGGACCGCGACGCCATGATTGAAGCGATCCTTGACGGCGTAGTCGACGCCATCGCCACCGATCACGCGCCGCATGCGACGCATGAGAAGGAAGTGGAGTTCGAAAACGCTCCCAACGGTATCACCGGCCTCGAGACAGCACTGGGCCTTTGCCTGCGCTGGCTTCACAAGGAGTGGAAGTTGCCCATGGGCCGCGTCCTCAGCCTGCTTAGCGCGCAGCCCGCCGCCCTCCTCGGCCTCAAAGGCCGTGGCTCACTGGCCGTTGGTAGCTTCGCCGACGTGGTGATCTTCGATCCCAAAGCCGAATGGACGTACCACGCCAAGGACACGCGTTCCAAGGCGCACAACACTCCATTTGACGGCTGGACCATGCAAGGCAAAGTTCGCTGGACAATCAGCGAGGGCCGGATAGCGTACGTAAGCCAGTAAAAAAGAAAAAGGGAAACAGCCTTACCGCGCCTTGCCTGAAATCCTCTTAGGAAGCTTTTCCGCGAAGTTCCTGCTCCGCGCGCAGCCAGTCCGCTGCATCGTTGCCATGCTGGCCGCCGCGTTCAGTCCAGTAGCGGTAAGCAACACGCGCAATCTCGTCGTGCGAAATGCTAATTGGGGTCACTTTGGAGCTTGCTTTGCGTTTGGGCGCGATCTCTTTCGTTGCCGATGCGGATGCGCTCGTTTTTTTACGGGTGGTCGGTTTCTTCGTGGTCTCTGCCATGGAAATCTTCTCCTTCTTAGGCCTGGGGCCGACGAACTTGGCCATCCCCTCTAGGTTACTAAATAGTCAAGTTTCAATAAAGTGGGAAGCGCCCAGGCGTACCATTTTCGTCAGATCACCCTCAAGTCCTGTTATTCGTTGTTAACACACTAGTACTGAATGCTCATGACTCAACACACCGCCGTTGACCACATCGTTTTTGCCCTCCTGCTCGTGCTCCCGTTCGTGGAGTGGAAATGGAACTGGCCGCGTTATCTTGCGAAGCTCGCCGCCGGAGACACCCAGGCCCGCCTTAACCACTACCGCAAACTCGTTGCGGGCGAATGGATACCCACCATCGCGCTGCTCATTTACTGGGCCTTCGCCGGAAGGTCCCTGGCGGATCTGCATCTCATTGGCGACATCCCGCTGCGTCTTGGCCTGGGAGTTGTCTATGTCGCTGCGCTTATAGGCGTGCTTGTCCGCCAGCGTCGCGCTCTGCTCGCCCGCCCCGACCGCCGTGCCCGCGTGCGCAAGGCTCTCCAACACGCCGAACCTCTGCTCCCTCACACTCAACCCGAACGCCGCCTCTTCTGGCTCGTGTCCGCCACTGCCGGCTGCTGCGAAGAGATCTTCTATCGCGGATTCCTCACCTGGTACCTCTCCATCTGGACCGGCCCCGTTGCAGCCGTCGTCCTCGCCTCACTCCTCTTCGGCATCGGCCATATCTACCTCGGCCTCTCCCAGGTTCCAAAAACCGCCCTCGTCGGATTGATCCTCGCTGTAGTCGTGGCTCTCACTGGCTCTCTCTGGCCCGCAATGATCCTCCACGCCGCCGTAGACTGGAATTCCGGCGAAATGGCATTCAAATTACTAAGCGACTCCGCCCCCAGCGGACACTCTCCAACCCCGCCATTCTGAGCGACGAAGCTCAGCTACAAGCCCAAGGACCTACTTTCTCGCAGCATCGATCCGCACAACGAGTGTGCCCCATCCATGACCCAGCCTGATCGCGTCGTGGGTGGGAAACCATAAATGCAAACCAGACACCGTCATCCCGAGCGAAGACGAATGCCCCGCCTTTTCCAAGATCAAGCTTCCCATTTGCCTCTCCTCCTACCCGCCCCCTATCCTTGTCGGGCACGAGGTCAACCACCCCATGAACAAGCGCGACTTCCTCAAATCCTCAGGAGCCATCGTGGCCGGCAGCATGATCTCCCGCTTCACACCCGCCCAGCAGCAGCCCGCTCCCCACCAGAACTGGGCCGGCAACATCACCTACAGCACTGACCACGTACACACCCCAGCCAACATCGACGAAGTGCGAGAGGTAGTCAAGACCTGCACCAAGCTCCGCGCCCTCGGCTCGCGCCACTCCTTCAATCGCATCGCCGACAGCAATCAAAACCAGCTCTCGCTCGAACATCTCAATCAGATCGACATCGACGACAAGGCGCACACCGTCACCGTCGGCGCTGGCGTCAAATACGGCCAACTGGCGCCAGTCATCGACGCCCGCGGATTCGCCATCCACAATCTCGCCTCGCTGCCGCACATCTCCGTCGCAGGAGCCATCGCGACCGCCACCCACGGCTCCGGTATTCACAACGGCAATCTCGCCACCGCCGTACGCGCGCTTGAAATCGTCACTGCCAACGGCGACACCCTTCATCTCTCCCGCGACAAGGATGGCGACCAATTCCTCGGTGCCGTCGTTGGCCTGGGCGCGGTCGGCGTCGTCACCCGCGTCACCCTCGATCTGCTGCCTACTTTTCAGGTTGCGCAAACGGTCTATCAGAACCTCAGCTTCAACGAACTCGAGCACAACTTCGATGCCATCTTCGGCGTCGGCTACAGCGTCAGCCTCTTCACCGATTGGCAGCATCACCAGGCCACGCAGGTGTGGATCAAGCGCAAACTGCAGCCCGGCGAAAAGCACGAGTCGGCTCCCGATTTCTACGGTGCCAAACGTGCAACCGAAAAGTTGCATCCCATCACCGGCCATCCCGCCGAGAGCTGCACGGAGCAGCAGGGAATCCCCGGCCCCTGGTACGAGCGCCTGCCCCACTTCAAGATGAATTTCACGCCCTCAAGCGGCCGCGAACTGCAGACCGAATATTTCGTTCCCCGCGATCGCGGATACGAAGCTATCCTCGCCGTCGAAAAACTTCACGACCAGATCACGCCTCATCTCTTTGTCACGGAACTGCGCACCATCGCCGCCGACGATCTCTGGATGAGCACCGCCTACAAACGCGATTCACTCGCCATCCACTTCACATGGAAGCCGGAGTGGGACACCGTCAAGCAGATCCTCCCGCGCATCGAAGCCCAACTCAAGCCCTTCGCCCCCCGCCCCCACTGGGCCAAACTCTTCACCATCCCGCCCGCACAACTGCAAGCCCAGTACACCCGCCTCGCCGACTTCAAACAGATGCTCCAGCGCCACGACCCCGACGAAAAATTCCGCAACGCCTTCCTCGACTCAAACCTCTTTACCACGTAGCCCCCGCATCGCAACAATGCGTATCCGCGAGAGTCATTTTGCGTTCCAAATCGTCTGTCACCCGCAGCGTTGTGAAGGATCTGCCTGAAAATTCAAAACCCGCACGGAATCTGGGTGCCCCATCCAAGCGCAGCTTGGGTGGGAAAGCACGATCTCCACTAGTCTTCATGATCTTGGGTGTCGAAGTTGAAAGACGCCGGCGAGAACCAAGCTAAGCAATCTGTTCTCAGCCTGGGGAGAACCGGCGAGCAAAAAGACGACTCCTTTACCCCTTGCGCCGGTAGAGAATCTGAAACTCGTACCCCGGATTAGGAGGGAACAATCCGGCCACATGACGCAGCCGCTCCGCCAACGCAGGCGCCGCCAACAGCGGATATTCGCGCTCGCGCAGATCGTGATAGTCGAAATCAACTGCGATCGACAGCATATAGATCGCAAGCGAATCGGCGAACGATGCATCGTAGTAGGCACTACGCGCTCGCTCATCAATTACCTTCTGCCCATTGCGTGAATCTTGCGCGCGTCGGCGCGCTTCCCATGCGTCCTGGCTGGTCTCTCCCCGCACCTGGGACTCGGCCTGCGACCACACCAGGCGCGAAAAGCTCTCAGGCACGCCCGCCACATCGGTAAAGTTGTGGGCCACGTTGATAAAGAACTCAAACGCCAGCCCAAACCGGTCCTCAACTAGCCGCGTCGAAAGAAAAACCGCTTCGGTAGCGCCGAAACTCGCGTTCCGGTGGCATACCGCGCGGTCACCCAAGTCCACTGAGTACGAAGGAGCAATCATCACTTCGCCGGTATCGGATATCGCCAGTGGAACAAAATAATAAGCCCGGCTTCGAAGCGCAGGCGCCAGCAACGCCGGAACAGAGCCAACCAATCGCTCAAGGTCGGGCTCGCTGACGCGCGTCTCTCCCCACCCCGCAAAGTTGATTCCGTTGGGTGCTTGACCGATGTTCGCCTGTGCAGCGACCTTTTCGGCAGGCCATAGTTCGATTTGCGCGCTGCTTGGCATAAAACAGTATTCTAGACGAGAGAGGTCCCCTAGACGATGCAATCTGCGCAGAGCCAACATCACTCCGGCGGCAAGTTCCTCGGGTTTCCGCTGGAAGGCTTCAGCCTTTTCCAGAGCCTGCTGCTGGCACTCACATCGGCATTCTTCACCTTTTTTGCAACTACGACTCTCTCCATCTTCGCTTTGCTTGCGTACAATCTCATCGGACACCACACCGTGAATTACGCAGACAGCTATCTCTACGTGGGGTTTCCCGCCGGCCTCATCGTGCTGCTGATTGCTCTTCCGCTTTTTGGAACGCTATGGATTAGGGCCAAAATGCAGAGGTAGAACGTTCGTATGCCCGTGCTTACCATTCCACGGAATGCAATGAGCCTGTCATCGCTTGTCGGTGAAGATCAGTTGCGGAATTGGTGCGAGAAACTCGAGGCCGGAGCAATTCTCTACTTTCCGCAGACCCCCGTGCCAATTCCCAAAGACGACTTGGATTTTTTGCTAAGCCAGCCGCAGATCTCCAGCAGCCTGCATAAGAACATCGCCTACATGCCCGATCGCGGCAAGCTCAGCGGAGTGAACCAAAAGGGAGGCGATGCGACAAGGATGCTCCATGTGATGCGACGTTACTCGACGAGCGTCGATGCCTTCCTTGAAAAGTTTCTCGCGCCCTATCGGCGCCGGTGGCGTCTGGATTACGCGAGCTTTCGTCCGCTCGAGGAAAAAGGCCGCGACCTGCCGCTGCGGCATCGTAACGATTTACTTCACACCGATGCATTTCCCACGCGACCCACGCGCGGATGGCGCATTCTGCGTTTCTTTCACAACATTCACCCAATTGCACGCGCGACTGGATTGTGAGTGAGGCATTCTCACAAACAGTCCCAGAGTTCGTACCGGCAAAGCTGGCGATTCCGCATGCGGACGGGTGGACAGCTCGCGCTGGAAAACACCTCGCGCAAGCGACTGGCATCGCCAGCCTGGTGCCGCAGTGGAAACGTACGCCTTATGACGAGTTCATGATGCGCCTGCATAACACCATGAAAGAAGATGCAGCATTTCAGGCCAACTGCTTGCGCGAAAATGTGCAGTTTGCGCCCGGATCCAGCTGGATGGTCTATACCGAGACGGTGCCACATGCGGTGGTTGCAGGCCAGTATGCACTGGAGCAAACGCTCCTTGTCGATCCCGCTGCCATGGTCGCGCGCGAGTCAGCACCGGTCGCAATCCTCGAGAAGATGGCTGGAGCAAATCTGAGGCGGTAAGCTGTAGCCCGCAAAACTTGAAGGCCATTCCGTGACGGAATGGCCTTTGCTTTTTAAACAGTCCCGACGTCTTTAGAGTCCCGCAGGCTTGGGGTTCACCGGATCGTACTTGGCCACGTGAATCTTCTTAGCCAAGCCAATCTTCGACAGCAGCCAGATACCCCAGAAGTTGGGATCGATCTCGTACCACTTCAAACCGTGGCGCGCGGACACAGGATGCGCGTGGTGATTGTTGTGCCAGCCCTCGCCGCCCGTCAGCAGCGCAACCCACCAGCTGTTGCGTGAGTCGTCGCGGGTTTCAAAGCGACGGCTGCCCCACAGATGCGTCGCCGAGTTCACCAGCCAGGTCGCATGCAGGCCGAGGGTAACGCGAAGCGCTACGCCCCACAGAACCATGGCGACGCCGTTAACCCATCCGCCCCAGATCCATCCACCAGCAAGCAACAGCAAGCCGCTGACACTGATCGGGAGCCAGTGGTATTTGCTGAGCCAGAGGTAGAACTTGTCGCGGCTCAGATCCGGCGAGTAGCGTTTCAGGACTTCCACCTGCCCATGCAGCGCTTCCCCGAAAAGAATCCATCCGGTATGCGCCCACCATCCGCCTTCGCGGGGAGTGTGCGGGTCGCCTTCCTGGTCGCTAAGCTGGTGATGAACCCGATGGGTTGAAACCCAGAAAATCGGCCCACCCTCAAGCGACATGGTGGCAAAGATGCTCATGACATACTCGACCCACTTGGGAGTCGTGTAACCACGGTGAGTCAGCAACCGGTGATAGCACATCCCGATGCCCACGTTGATCGCCAGCACATACAGAATTGCCATCACGGCTAAACGCTGCCAGCTGAAAAAGAAGAAAGCCGCCAGAGCGCCGATGTGGAAGAAACCGATGATCGCGAGGGTGGTCCAGTTGATTCCGTAATCGATTGTTGCTGCCTTCCCCATCCGAACGAGAAATTTAGCGGGAATTCTACCCACAGGTGACGCGAGCTCCTGCTGGGTTGCAACCGGCTTGGTTGCATCGTCGGGTGTAGTTACGGGAGAGGGTGCAGACACGAGTGACGCCATTCGTTGCTAAATCCTTTAGACCGGGGTATTAAAAACCGATGTCTGATTGAATTGTATAGGAGGTCCGACTTTCCTCCCTGTCTCATATTGCTCAATGTCACGAAAGTTACATAGACCTTTCCAGTGAGATGAACATCTGACTTGGGATCGTATTGATCTCGCAGCGGTCGACCGCATTTACCTTGTGATGATCCCGCCGGATATAGCTCCGACCGCTTGGTCAAGCTGGCCTAATTAAACCGGGGTACGGTTCAGAGTCTCGACATCAATCTCCGGGCGCCACGCCATACTCTCCACCGCCGGTGACAAAGATTTTCTCGGCGGTGCCGCGCAACACCCGATATAGCGCAAACTGCCGCTGCGTTGTCCCGCGCAATTCAAACAGCAATTCGCCGCGATTGTCGGCCAGCGCATCAACCGCATCCACGAGACGCATGCGCGGCGTTTCGTCGAGATGCGCATTGTCGGTGACGCTCTTCAACAGCACCAATGCATTCCCGTAAAGATCAGGCTGGGCAATGATCGTCACGAACTTCTGCTGTGCGGCGGGAGCATCCGTCCGGGCCGAAAGAACCATTGTTGCCCCCGAGCCGTAGGCTAGCTCAAAAACACGAAATCTCTCATCGACAAGCGCGGGAGGCTCTGGAGCCGTCGCTGGTTTCGCGTGTAACTTCGCCGAGACCCGCTTTGTGGGCGGCGGAGGTGTTCTGAGACCTAGCGCATCCCGAGCCATGTCCTCCAGGGCCTTTTTCATCTTTTCTTGATCGTCCGGGTTGGCCCAGACATAGTTCCACGGATGCTCGGGGCGCGCCTTGGCGTCAGAAACGGCCACGGCCTGCTGCATGTCTGCGGGAATACCCATCAGACTGGGCAGAACGTCAACACCTTTGCCGGTTGGTTTGCCGCGAAGAAGTTTCGGACGGTCAGGATCGGTACTGTTGAGATGCTCCCCGTCGCTCGAATTCGCCGAAGACGCGCTCTTGTGAAGCACCGGCCGATTGGGATCTTCGCTTTGCGTGCTGCTGGCAGCGTCATCGGAATTTTTCTTGTGGAGAGTAGGCCGGTCCGGATCGGCTGCCGGGCTGGTGCTCGAACCGCTGGAGTCGTCGGAGCCGGTCTTCTTGTGCAACGTTGGCCGGTCCGGATCGGGCGCCGGGCCAGCCGATCCTGTGTTGGAACTACTATCAGTACCCGAACCCGGCTTTGCGGAAGCATCCGCATGTTTGCGATGCAGAACCGGCTTGTCATCGTTAGGATCGAAGCCGTCGTCAACAATCGGCTTGGGTGCAGCGGGTTTTGCCGAAGGCGTCGGCTTCCAGGCGCCGTACCCCACCCACAAACCCTGCTCCTGGCCGGCATTTTTGATGTCGTAGAGGCCAATCGGCTGGCCGTTCTTCTCCAGCTGGTACTCGACCCCGCCCGCCAGCGCCATGGGCTGGGGACGCGCCAGATAAACGTTTCCATCCTGCAGTGCCTGCCCGTCGTACACCGTGATCGGGACAAGCCTGCTGGTCTTCGGCTTGCCTTCGTCGCCAGTCCATTCCAGCACCGCGATCGCGCGCAGATCCGGCGAATCCTTCGTTTTCTTCGCCACCTGGCCGGGATACTGAGCGCATGCGACCGCAGCCGTAAACACCAGCGCGACTGCGAACGATGTTGGTCTGGTAAAACTTGCCTTGAACATGCGCGATGACACCGGACGGACCTCTCGGAAATAATGCGAACGAACAGATCGAGCCAAATCTTTATCCACCATACTGACGATACGAGGAATCTCCCATGGAAGTGAACCAGAAGGTCGCCAATTTCACCCTGCAGACCGACGAGGACAAAACTGTAAGCCTTTCAGACTACGCCGGCAAACCATTGGTGCTCTTTTTCTATCCCCGCGCCGATACGCCCGGCTGCACCATCGAGGCGTGCGGCTTTCGCGATACCTTCAAGAAGATTCAGGCAGCGGGTGCGGTTGTCCTTGGCATCTCGCGTGATACTCCCAAAGCGCAAGCCAAATTCAAAGCCAAGTATGACCTCCCGTACACACTCCTTGCAGATGTAGACGAGAAAGTCTGCAATCAGTTTGGTGTGTTGAAGGAAAAGAACATGTATGGGAAGAAAGTATGGGGAATTGAAAGGACTACTTATCTCATCGGCCCCGACCAGAAGCTCATCCACATCTTCCCCAAAGTGACCCCCGAAGGACACGCCGACGAGGTCCTTGCGCTCATAAAGGAATGGCAAAAATCGCACAAATAAAACCCTCAAATGCGCGAAAACGCATGCCTGGCCGTCTGATTTCACGCGATTTCTTTGAGGATTCGCCAGAAAACGTAGCCCCCCGGCTTCTCGGCAAGTTGCTGGTTACGCGAGGCGCAAATGGCCAGCCGCTGGCCGGACGGATCGTGGAGGTCGAGGCCTACCTAGGGCCGCACCACGACCAGCCAGATCCAGCGGCCCACACTCATCGCGGACCGACACCCCGAAACCTGGTGCTGTTTGGGCCAGCGGGGCATGCGTATCTCTATTTCATTTACGGCAAGTATTTTTGCGCAAACATCAGCTGCGAGCGCGAGGGATTGGGAGGAGGCATTTTGCTACGTGCCCTGGAGCCCGTGATAGGTATCGCGGAGATGGCAAAGAACCGCGGGTTGGACAAAGATGCCCCGGCTCGCCTGATCTCCTCGGGTCCGAGCCGGCTTTGCCTGGCGCTGGGACTAACGCGCCCGCTCCACAACGGCTTGGACGTGACCAGTTCAACCTCTCCGCTTCAGGTTCGCGACGATGGGTTTGCCGAGTCGCAGTGCATAATCACCCCGCGCATCGGCATAAGACATGCCGTCGACCTGCCACTGCGCTTTGCCCTACGAGGACACGCCTGCGTCTCCGGCCCGCGAAAATTGGCAGGTTAGTCAACCTATTGCAGCCATCGCTCGTCAGTACAATAGATTTCATCTCAAAGCGCGAGGAACTCTGCACTTGAAGCTCTCTTCCCCGTCCCACACCGCCCTCCTGACCGCTGCGGCCTACGCGGTTTTCGCCGTCGCCGCTCATGCCCAGACTCTAGCCGCTCAGCAGCCGCCGGCGGGCGAAGCTCACCATCATCATGACGAGCCGGCCCCCACCAATCTCAAGGTCCTCCCCAAGACGATGACTGGTGAACAGGTCCATGACCTCATGCACAAGTGGGAAGCCTCCCTCGGCGCCGAATGCAGCACCTGCCACGCCGCCGATCCCAAGAACATCGGCCCCAACGGAAAGCCGCGCCTGAACTTCGCCGATGACTCAAAGCCGGAAAAGAACACCGCACGCTTGATGTTCAAAATGGTTGAAGACATCAACAAGAATTATGTGAGCATGGTCGACAACTCCGGCGTGCCTGTCAGCTGCGGAACCTGCCACCGCGGTCATCTCGATCCGCCGGTTTTCACCCCGCCGAAAGATGACCATGATCATGATCACCCCGCGTCGCCTGCAGGGGGAGAAAAGCCTCCGTCGTCGCGGTAATTCAATAGGCTTTTCTTAGTCCGCGGCAAGGTTATCGGCTCTGCTCAGTGAGTTTCGCCTTCACTGGGCAGAGCCGTCATCCGACGATCCCCATGTGGCGCGCCGGGCTACTGTGCAATTACTCCGATCGTCCCCAGCCAGGTCTCCACGAGCTGAGTCCACGCAGTAATTGGAAACTTCGACCGGCGCAGACCGAATGCATGTCCACCCTGCGCATACAGATGCATCTCCACAGGCACGCCTGCCTTCTTCAGCCCGATGTAGTACGCGAGCGAGTCGTTCACGTTATCGACGTGATCGTCTTCCGCCTGCAGCAGAAATGTCGGCGGCGTCTGTCGGCTGATATGCGTGCGAATGTCGGGATTCAGATTGAGAACATTCTCTGAAAACGCCAGGTGCCCCGGATAAAGCGCCACCGCAAAATCCGGTCGGCAGCTTTCTTTATCCGCAGCATCCACCGGCTTATAAAGGCGCTGCTGAAAGTGCACGCTCATCGCCGCCGCCAGATGGCCTCCCGCAGAAAACCCCAGCACCCCGATCTTGTGCGGATCGAGATGCCACTCTTTAGCGTGATAGCGCACCAGCCCCACCGTCCTCTGCGCGTCTTCCAGCGCGATCGGAGACTGTGGATACGCGCCCCAGTTGGGAGCCGACCTCGGAGCCGGCACGCGATACTTCAATAGCACACACGTGACCCCTTTAGTCGTGAGCCAGTCGCAGACCTCAGATCCTTCAAGATCGATAGCGAGAATCTGATATCCGCCTCCCGGAAAAACGACAACTGCGGCGCCGTTATTTTTCCCCTCGGGCGAGTAGACCGTCATCGTCGGCTGCGACACATCGCTCACCGCAACCCACGGAGTGCCGGCGACGAGCGAGTCCTTTCCCGTTATCTCGGCAGACTCCGGCTCCTTGATAGGTCGCGGATCCGGTACTGCACTGGGCCAGATTGGAACCTGCTTATGACCGGGCGATGGCTGCCACACTGTCTTCTGTGCGCCGAGGTTGCCGCACGCATACACTACCAAAAGAGCAACAACGAAAGTCCTCATCTCATTTCCCCACCATCGCAGCATAGAGCCGGACGAGCTTCTGTTTTCGACAAGGTATCTGGAAGCGCACATCTAAATGAACCACGGTGTCTGCGGCGTGCTTTTTGCCGCTCGCCGCGAACCCACACGCTCAAGGAGAAAAGAAATGTCTGAAACAGAAACGCAATATCCGCCTCTCCCGCCCGACGATCTCAGCCGTACCCTGCGCCTCGCGCAGCAGGACAATGACGGGAAGCTGACCCACATCGGCCTGGTCGGCGATACATACACCATCCTGCTATCCGGCAAGGACACCAACGAAAAGTTCTGCGTCATCGACATGCATGTGCCTCCAGGCGGCGGCCCCGGTCCGCATCGCCACGACTTCGAAGAGACATTCATCGTGCTCGACGGTGACATCGAACTTACATTTCGTGGAAACAAATACCGGGCTCGTGCCGGCGAGACCGTCAACATTCCGGCCAACGCTCCGCATCAGTTTCACAATGGATCTTTCCGAACAGCCCGCATGATCTGCATCTGCGCTCCGGCAGGGAATGAGCGCTTCTTCATGGAACTGGGCGTGCCCGTAGCCACGCGCACTGCGCCGCCGCCGGAAATGAGTGAGCAGGAGATGGGAGAGTTCTTGAAAAAGGCCAATGCCCTCGCGCCAAAATACCGCACAGAGCTTTTAAAGGAAGCTTAGCGACTTGCGCGGCATACTTACGGATGGCCAGCGAAGTCGACCTATCGCCCCGTCCCTTTTGTGAGGATAGACAGCATCACAGGGTCCGTTCGAACATGCTCAGACCTAAGCCACGCGGGCTCGACCGTTGCGCCGGCCGCAACCAGGAGCGCAGCCACTTCACGCTGTCTTCCCTGGTCTCCCTTGGGATTTTCGTAGTAACCATGAATCGCCCAGCCGAGTGGTGGCGAATTGTATTTGCTGTCTTTCAGATCGATTTCGGAAACCGGAATGAGTCTTTGTGCCAGCCGCTCTTCGCCGAGCAACGCCGCCCAGTGAAGTGCGGTTTCACCAAAGATTCCGCGCAGCCGGGCATCGGCGCCAGCCTCAATGAGACGGATGCCCACGTCTTCCGCCACCAGACTCGCCGCTCCGATCAGCGGAGTATCGCCCTTACCGTTGCGCTGAAAGTTCAGGTCCGCACCTGCCCCGATTAGCGCGTCAATCAGTGGCACTTCGGTACCGCGCTTCAAGGTGCCGTCAAAGACCATGTCGCAGACATAGTGGAGCGGGTGAGTATGGATTTGCCTGTTCTCGCCCCAGCGAATGAGAACATTTGCCCGCGACGGGTGCTGGGTCAGCAGGGATCTTAAGGCTGCGTCATCTCCCTTGCGAATTGCGGCCTTCACATTCATGAGTTCAGTTCATAATCCCACGTGAGTGCGCTATTTTTTGCGCTTGTAATCGCCGGATTTCCCGCCGCTCTTTTGTTCAAGCTGAATGTTCCGAATCACAATCGATTTATCGAGTGCCTTGGTCATGTCATACACCGTAAGTGCGGCGATCGTGGCTGCGGTCAGCGCTTCCATCTCAACCCCGGTCTGTCCGGTCGTTGCGGCAGTGGCGTGAATGCGAACGCCATCCGCGACAATCGCGACATCCACCTCCACATGGCTGAGCGGCAGCGGATGGCACATCGGGATCAACTCCGACGTCCGCTTGGCTGCCTGTATCCCTGCGATGCGAGCAACTTCCAACGGATTTCCTTTTGGATTCGCAGGCAG
It encodes:
- a CDS encoding DUF2934 domain-containing protein, translated to MAETTKKPTTRKKTSASASATKEIAPKRKASSKVTPISISHDEIARVAYRYWTERGGQHGNDAADWLRAEQELRGKAS
- a CDS encoding FAD-binding protein, giving the protein MNKRDFLKSSGAIVAGSMISRFTPAQQQPAPHQNWAGNITYSTDHVHTPANIDEVREVVKTCTKLRALGSRHSFNRIADSNQNQLSLEHLNQIDIDDKAHTVTVGAGVKYGQLAPVIDARGFAIHNLASLPHISVAGAIATATHGSGIHNGNLATAVRALEIVTANGDTLHLSRDKDGDQFLGAVVGLGAVGVVTRVTLDLLPTFQVAQTVYQNLSFNELEHNFDAIFGVGYSVSLFTDWQHHQATQVWIKRKLQPGEKHESAPDFYGAKRATEKLHPITGHPAESCTEQQGIPGPWYERLPHFKMNFTPSSGRELQTEYFVPRDRGYEAILAVEKLHDQITPHLFVTELRTIAADDLWMSTAYKRDSLAIHFTWKPEWDTVKQILPRIEAQLKPFAPRPHWAKLFTIPPAQLQAQYTRLADFKQMLQRHDPDEKFRNAFLDSNLFTT
- a CDS encoding fatty acid desaturase translates to MASLVSAPSPVTTPDDATKPVATQQELASPVGRIPAKFLVRMGKAATIDYGINWTTLAIIGFFHIGALAAFFFFSWQRLAVMAILYVLAINVGIGMCYHRLLTHRGYTTPKWVEYVMSIFATMSLEGGPIFWVSTHRVHHQLSDQEGDPHTPREGGWWAHTGWILFGEALHGQVEVLKRYSPDLSRDKFYLWLSKYHWLPISVSGLLLLAGGWIWGGWVNGVAMVLWGVALRVTLGLHATWLVNSATHLWGSRRFETRDDSRNSWWVALLTGGEGWHNNHHAHPVSARHGLKWYEIDPNFWGIWLLSKIGLAKKIHVAKYDPVNPKPAGL
- the bcp gene encoding thioredoxin-dependent thiol peroxidase, whose protein sequence is MEVNQKVANFTLQTDEDKTVSLSDYAGKPLVLFFYPRADTPGCTIEACGFRDTFKKIQAAGAVVLGISRDTPKAQAKFKAKYDLPYTLLADVDEKVCNQFGVLKEKNMYGKKVWGIERTTYLIGPDQKLIHIFPKVTPEGHADEVLALIKEWQKSHK
- a CDS encoding CPBP family intramembrane glutamic endopeptidase, which translates into the protein MTQHTAVDHIVFALLLVLPFVEWKWNWPRYLAKLAAGDTQARLNHYRKLVAGEWIPTIALLIYWAFAGRSLADLHLIGDIPLRLGLGVVYVAALIGVLVRQRRALLARPDRRARVRKALQHAEPLLPHTQPERRLFWLVSATAGCCEEIFYRGFLTWYLSIWTGPVAAVVLASLLFGIGHIYLGLSQVPKTALVGLILAVVVALTGSLWPAMILHAAVDWNSGEMAFKLLSDSAPSGHSPTPPF
- a CDS encoding DNA-3-methyladenine glycosylase; protein product: MPGRLISRDFFEDSPENVAPRLLGKLLVTRGANGQPLAGRIVEVEAYLGPHHDQPDPAAHTHRGPTPRNLVLFGPAGHAYLYFIYGKYFCANISCEREGLGGGILLRALEPVIGIAEMAKNRGLDKDAPARLISSGPSRLCLALGLTRPLHNGLDVTSSTSPLQVRDDGFAESQCIITPRIGIRHAVDLPLRFALRGHACVSGPRKLAG
- a CDS encoding c-type cytochrome; translation: MKLSSPSHTALLTAAAYAVFAVAAHAQTLAAQQPPAGEAHHHHDEPAPTNLKVLPKTMTGEQVHDLMHKWEASLGAECSTCHAADPKNIGPNGKPRLNFADDSKPEKNTARLMFKMVEDINKNYVSMVDNSGVPVSCGTCHRGHLDPPVFTPPKDDHDHDHPASPAGGEKPPSSR
- a CDS encoding dihydroorotase, with product MTALLIRNGHLIDPGAGVDAPKDILLRDGRVAEIAAPGKIKPVNGTETLDAAGLTIAPGLIDIHVHLREPGQAYKETIATGTAAAAAGGFTAVAAMPNTTPVNDSPETTRWMLAAERGAVVRVFPIGAATRGSKGETLNDFAALKSAGAVAVTDDGHPILKDGIMRETLAAAARVGLSVIQHAEDTRMTQGASMNAGPTAFKLGLRGMPPEAESSLVERDIRLVTELKDSRVHLHVAHTSTAAAIAAVRQARRNGLRVTCEVAPHHFLLTEEHVGQYNTNAKMNPPLRSAADRDAMIEAILDGVVDAIATDHAPHATHEKEVEFENAPNGITGLETALGLCLRWLHKEWKLPMGRVLSLLSAQPAALLGLKGRGSLAVGSFADVVIFDPKAEWTYHAKDTRSKAHNTPFDGWTMQGKVRWTISEGRIAYVSQ